The nucleotide window CCACCCATTTCTCGCGCCAGTTCAAGCGCAAGTTCGGCGCCTCCCCGCATTTCTTCCGCAAAGGCTGGAGCTGACACCCGGCACGCCCCGCACAGGCCGCCGCGCCGGCCGGGCGCTTGGGTCCGGCCGTCAGGTGTTCAGCCCCGGACCTTGAAAATTGCCCGCGCAGCTGTTTCACTGCGCCCGCGCCCGGGCCGCACCGGTGACGGGCTGATTTGGACAATCATTTTTCAACCCCCTGCACGTCTGCAGCGCTGAATTGCATTGCGGCTGGCGGCCAGGGAAGCATTTAATAACCAAACGGGTTTACTCCATGCGCCCTTCCCCGGACCTCCATCTGCCGCAGGCCACCCGCGCGGCCGGCAACCTGCCTGCCTTCCTCGCGGCCAGCGCCGTGGCAATCCCGGTCCTGCTCGCCGTTTCGGCCGGCAATATTGCGGACCCGATTGTCCGCTACGACGATTACCCCGCCCTTCTGGCCCAACCCGAAGGGTTCTGGCAGAAAACCCTGACCGAAGGCCGCTGGCTCAACTACCTGTGGCACCTGCGCGGCCTGGTTACGCCGGCCTGGCTGAACTTCATTCTGTTCCAGGTTCTTTGGGGCTTGACCGCTGCCGCCATCGCAACTGCAGCAACCCCGCCCGGCAACCGCAAGTGGTTCGCTGCGGTTCTGGCTCTCACCCTGCTGCCCGCGCCGCCGGTGTTTCTGATGGCGCCCTGGTCCAGCACCCTCATCCCGGGGTTAGCGGTGCTGGCACTGTTTGCCGGCCTGGCGCTGGTGCTGTCTCAGCGCGCCCTGCGCCTGCTGCTGCCGGTTTTCACGCTGCTCGCCTTCACGGCCTATACCACCTTCCCGCTGATCCTGCTTGCGGTCTGCCTGATCAGCACGCAGAAACGCTCGCTGCCGGACCTGGCCAAGCTCCTAACTCTGTTCGGGGCGAGTTTCGCTGGCGCGGTTCTGGCCGTCTATGCGTTGAACTGGCAGGTGCATGGCGTCTTTGGCATCCCATTGGATCCGGCCCGCAGCCCGGACCCGGCGCAGGATCTTGCGGAGATGTGGTCGCACCTGCCGCTGCTGCAGGAGACGCTTTCGGTCCTGCTCGGCAAGCTGAGCTTCCAGTCGACGCCGGTTCTGCTGTTTCACTTGTGCCTGCTGATTGCCGCCACAGCCGTGCTGCTGCGCCGCCAGCCGCTGGAGGCGCTCTACCTCTGGACCGCGCTTTGGGCCGGGATGGCGCTGATGACGCTGCAGGTGCTCAAACTGGGCGTGACGATCCCTGTGCGGGCCTTTCATTTCACCTGGATTATCTATGCGGTGCTGATCGTGCGGGCCGCGCAGGAGCTTAGCCGCAACCCCGGCCTGCCCGGGCGGCTGGCGCGCAATGCGGTGCTGCTGGTTGCACTCAGCTACCTGGTGCAGACCGCGGTGCAGTTCACCCGCTTCCGCGACTGGCAGCACGACACCCGGCAGATGGCCAGCGCCATCGCGGCGCAGCCCGGGCCGGGGCCGGTCTATGCCACCGGCAGCATTCTGGATCACCCGTCCGCGCGCAAGGCAGGCCTCCACCGCGCCAGCAGCCTGGCCAGCCGCCTGAAGCTGTTGACCGGGCGCCGGGTTATCCTGTGCGAAACGGCTGCTGAAGCCTGCGCGCATCTGCCGCCAGAGCTGCGCAGCCCCGCAGCAGAGCCGCAACCGCAAGCGCGGCTGGAAGGGTTTCAGAACAGCAGCGTCCTGGTGTTTCCGCCGCAGCAGTAATGCCACTGCGCACAGGCGGCCCAGCAAAAAAGGGGCGCCGTCAGCGCCCCTTTAAAAGGTTCTGCCAGCTGCTGCTTACCGGGAATAGGACTGCAGATAGGCAATCACCGCCTCGATATCGCTGTCCTTCTTCAGCCCGGCAAAGGACATTTTGGTGCCCTTCATGTACTTCTTGGGCTTGGCCAGAAAGGCCGCCAGCTCGGCTTCATCCCAGACCAGCCCGTCTTCCGCCGCGGCCTTCATCGCCTTGGAATAACGGAACCCTTCGGCATGGCCCGCAGGCGCGCCGACGATGCCGTTCAGGATCGGCCCGGTCTTGGACTTGGCGTTCTCGCCCACCTGGTGGCAGGCCTTGCACTTCTTGAAGGTCTTCTCGCCCTTGGCCACCAGCTCCGGATCCAGAACCGCAGCAGTTTCGACGGGCTCTTCAACCGCCTCTTCCGCCACCGCCTCCTGTACTGGCGCAGCTTCGGCAGCAGCCTCGGCCCCCTCCTCTTCCGGCGTCACGTCCAGCACAAGGGCGCGCATGGTGATCTCGACGCTGTCCTTGCAGTTCTCCATGCAAGGTTCCGGGTTCCAGAAATGCTTCTCCGCGTCTAGCCGGTCATCCAGGATGAAACCATCCGCATTCGGAAGCTCGACCTGTTTGAAGGTCTCATCCGATAGAACGAATTCATCATCCACCAGATCGTTGGAATAGAGGATATAAGCCACGATGGCATAGACCTCATCCGGCGTCAGCGACTGCGCATCGCCGAAAGGCATTGACCGGTTCACGTAATCCCAGGTGGTCGACAGATACGGCCAGTAGCTGCCCACTGTCTTCAGCGGGTCCTCATGGTCCAGCGTGCCCTGCCCGCCTGCCAGCTTGGGCCAATTGCCTACGCCCTCGGCAAAGTCGCCATGGCAGACCGCGCATTTCTCGGCAAAGACTTCCTCGCCGGTGAACACATCGCCCGAGCCCGTCGGCAGACCGGTGCCGTCGGGTGCCACGTCCAGGTCCCAGGCCGCGATTTCCTCCGGCAAGGCCGGGCGGCCGAGGCCGAATTTTTCCGCGGCAACGGGCGAGACAACCGCCATAGATAAAATAGCCGCTGCAACAATGTTCCGCCTAGCCGATAGGCCGGGCAGCGCCCGACCCTCCCCACGGGAGGGCGCTTTCGCACCCACCCAGGCTCGGGCGATGCCCTCAGTGGGTATCGTCAACACTTCAAGAAACCTCGACATTTTCCGCCTCCCCGTTTGCCTTGACCCACCAGGTCTGGATGGCGTTGTTGTGATAGATCGAATTCAGCCCCCGGACCTCGCGCAGCTGCGCCTTGGTGGGCTGGACGTAACCGGTGGAGTCCTTGGCCCGGCTTTGCAGCAGCATTTCGGAGCCGTCCCAGTTGATATCCAGGTAGAACCGGGTCAGCGCCTTGTCCGTGCCCGGCGCCGCCAGCCGCGCCTCGGTCCAGGTCTTGCCGCCATCCAGCGTCACATCCACCCCGGTAATCGCGCCGCGGCCCGACCAGGCCAGACCGGTGATCACCAGCGGCCCTGCACCATGAGTGATGGGCGCCTGCGGGCTGGGGCTGGTGACAACGGACTTGGCATCCATCTCCCAGGTCCACTTGCGGCTGATGCCGTTGGCCAGCGTGTCGGTGTATTTCGAGGTCTCCTCGCGGCTTTCGACCGGCTGGTCCATCACCTCGACCCGGCGCAGCCATTTGATCCACATGTTTCCTTCCCAGCCCGGCACCACCAGCCGGACCGGGTAACCATGCTCCTTGCGCAGCGCCTCGCCATTGGCCTTGAAGGCGACCAGCACATCGTCCATCGCCTTCTCCAGCGGGATCGAGCGCCCGTTGGAGGACGCATCCGCGCCTTCCACATAGACCCATTTGCCCTCGGGGCTCACGCCGGCTTCCTCAAGCAGCGTCCGCAGGGACACGCCGGAATATTCCATGTTGTGGATCATGCCGTGGGTGAACTGCGCGCCGTTCAGCTGCGCGCCGGCCCACTCCATGCCGGAGTTTGCCGCGCATTCGCAGAAATAGACCCGGTTCTCGCGCGGGAAGCGCTCCAGATCCTCGTAAGTGAAGACCAGCGGCGTATCGACCAGACCGTTGATCATCAGCCGGTAATCTTCCTTGCGCAGCTCAATCGCGCCGGAATGATGCCGCTCAAACGCGCAGCCCTGCGGCGTGATCGTGCCGTCCAGGGCGTGGATCGGCGTGAAGTTGATTGAGCTGATGGTGTCCGCCGTCAGCCACTCCACGTTGCGGCGCACCACGTCGCTTTCGTATTTGATCGGCAAGCCGTAGGGCGTGGCATCCACCCCCTCGCCCAGACCGCTGGCCCAGTCCTGCACTTCGGTAATCAGCGGATCGGGTGCGGCCGCCTTGGCCGCCCCGGCCGCCACCGCCCCTGCTCCGGCCGCCGCCGCCCCGGTCAGGAACTGGCGGCGCGAGGGCGCCAGACTCTTGGCGTCGTCACTCATATCTCTTTGCCTCCTTACATAGATAAATTCACGTTCGTGAATTCAACTGCGCAAAATTTTTTCGCTGTGCCCGCCGCCACGGCGGGGGTGATCTGCCCCTGCCGGGGCGGGCGCTGATTACGCGCCCGCCACCTGCACAGAGTTGTTCGGGTCCAGGGTCACGGTGCCAAGCTTGCGGATGTGATCCTCGACCACATCCCAGATCATCGGCCCCTCGGTGCCCTCGTTCACGCTGGCCCAGCCCGCCACCACATAGGACTTTGCCGGGTCGATCGCCTCGCCGGTTTTCAGCAGCGTCATTTCACTGATCCGCTCGCCCTGCGGCTTGGTGATGTCGATGCGGTAGCCCATGCCGCCGATCCGCACCATGTCGCCGCCCTGCTGGTAATAGGGATCGGGATTGAAGATGTTGTCGGCCACGTCCTCCAGGATCACCTTGATGAACTCGCCGGTCATTTCGCTCCGGTAGGCCTCCCCGTAAGACATCGAGGTCACGTTCCAGATGTCCTCGCGGGTGATGTCATCCCCCGGCACCAGCGACGGCCCCCAGCGCACGCCGGGCGACATGGCGATATCCGCCTCCCGCTCGCTCAGCAGCGCGTCGCAGATCAGGTCGTCCCAAGTGCCGTTGAAGTTGCCTCGCCGGTACAGCAGCGTATCGGTCTGGCCGATCACCTCCTCCAGCTGCGCCTTGAAGGGGGCGCGTTCCGCTTCGATCAGCTGCGCCACCGCCGGGTCCGGCGCGATCACGTCCGAGAACACCGGGATCAGCTTGTGCCGCAGCCCCATCAGCTGGCCGTCGCGCACATCCAGATCCACGCGGGAGACAAACTTGCCGTTGGAACCGGACGCGATGATATGGGTCTTGCCCGCCAGCACCGGCTCCGGCAGGGCGTCGTGGGTGTGGCCGGACAGGATCACGTCGATGCCCTGCACCTTGCCGGCCATCTTCTTGTCCACGTCAAAGCCGTTGTGGCTCAGCACCACCACGACATCGGCGCCTGCCGCGCGGACCTCGTCCACCATGGCCTGCATATGCTCATCGCGGATGCCGAACGAATACTCCGGGAACATCCAGCCCGGGTTGGCAATCGGCATATAGGGGAAGGCCTGACCGATCACTGCCACCTTGGCGCCGCCGCGCTCAAAGAACTTATAAGGCTTGAACAGCTCCGCCGGCTCGTCCCATTCGGCGTCAAAAATGTTCTGGCCAAGCGCGGCAAAGGGCAGGTTTTCGACGATCTCATTCACCCTGTCGCTGCCCAGCGTGAACTCCCAGTGGAACGTCATCGCATCCGGCTTCAGCGCGTTCATCACGTTGACCATGTCCTGGCCCTGGGTGTGATGGCAGGTATAGGAGCCGTGCCAGGTGTCGCCGCCGTCAAGCAGCAGCGCATCGGGGCGGTCGGCGCGGATGGCGTTGATGATGGTCGCCACCCGGTCCATCCCGCCAACGCGGCCATAGGCCTTGGCCAGCGCAGAGAAATCATTGTAGGTCAGCGCATAGGCCGAAGGGCTGCCGTCAGTGATGCCGTACACCTTGCGGAAGTCGGCGCCGGTGATGTGGGGCACATGGCCCTTGTTCTCTCCAACCCCCAGATTGACCGAAGGCTCCCGGAAATAGATCGGTTTCAGCTGGCCGTGAATATCGGTCACATGGATCAGGCTGATGTTGCCATAGGTGTCAAACTCCAGCAGCTGGTCCTGGCTCAGGCGCTGCTGCGCAGCCAGCCGCGCCCAATTGCCAAAGCCTGACGCCCCCACCATGGCCGAGGCGGCCATGGAAACCTGCAGAAAATCGCGGCGCGAGATCATGAGTACCGGTATCCTGTATGTTCACGCGATATATTCACGTGAATGAATGTTTTGAAAGAGATACGCCCCGCACCTGGAAACAGGCGCGGGGCGCAAAGATCAGTTACGGACGGAGGGCGCTTCGACCGACAGGCCGTTGCCGCGCGAGGCGACATAGAGTTCCAGTGCAACGAACTCCGCGGAACCTGGCTTATAGGTCTCAGCCCGGGTGTCGCGCACGCAGCCCTTGAAGCGCGCGTGGGCGGTGTTCAGCTTGGTGTTTTTCAGACGGTACACCGGGAAGCCGTTGATCTGGCCCTGGCTCAGGTGATCGGCGCGGATCATGTTGCCATAATTGTCCTCATGGC belongs to Leisingera caerulea DSM 24564 and includes:
- the soxC gene encoding sulfite dehydrogenase, whose product is MSDDAKSLAPSRRQFLTGAAAAGAGAVAAGAAKAAAPDPLITEVQDWASGLGEGVDATPYGLPIKYESDVVRRNVEWLTADTISSINFTPIHALDGTITPQGCAFERHHSGAIELRKEDYRLMINGLVDTPLVFTYEDLERFPRENRVYFCECAANSGMEWAGAQLNGAQFTHGMIHNMEYSGVSLRTLLEEAGVSPEGKWVYVEGADASSNGRSIPLEKAMDDVLVAFKANGEALRKEHGYPVRLVVPGWEGNMWIKWLRRVEVMDQPVESREETSKYTDTLANGISRKWTWEMDAKSVVTSPSPQAPITHGAGPLVITGLAWSGRGAITGVDVTLDGGKTWTEARLAAPGTDKALTRFYLDINWDGSEMLLQSRAKDSTGYVQPTKAQLREVRGLNSIYHNNAIQTWWVKANGEAENVEVS
- the soxB gene encoding thiosulfohydrolase SoxB, giving the protein MISRRDFLQVSMAASAMVGASGFGNWARLAAQQRLSQDQLLEFDTYGNISLIHVTDIHGQLKPIYFREPSVNLGVGENKGHVPHITGADFRKVYGITDGSPSAYALTYNDFSALAKAYGRVGGMDRVATIINAIRADRPDALLLDGGDTWHGSYTCHHTQGQDMVNVMNALKPDAMTFHWEFTLGSDRVNEIVENLPFAALGQNIFDAEWDEPAELFKPYKFFERGGAKVAVIGQAFPYMPIANPGWMFPEYSFGIRDEHMQAMVDEVRAAGADVVVVLSHNGFDVDKKMAGKVQGIDVILSGHTHDALPEPVLAGKTHIIASGSNGKFVSRVDLDVRDGQLMGLRHKLIPVFSDVIAPDPAVAQLIEAERAPFKAQLEEVIGQTDTLLYRRGNFNGTWDDLICDALLSEREADIAMSPGVRWGPSLVPGDDITREDIWNVTSMSYGEAYRSEMTGEFIKVILEDVADNIFNPDPYYQQGGDMVRIGGMGYRIDITKPQGERISEMTLLKTGEAIDPAKSYVVAGWASVNEGTEGPMIWDVVEDHIRKLGTVTLDPNNSVQVAGA
- a CDS encoding c-type cytochrome, whose amino-acid sequence is MAVVSPVAAEKFGLGRPALPEEIAAWDLDVAPDGTGLPTGSGDVFTGEEVFAEKCAVCHGDFAEGVGNWPKLAGGQGTLDHEDPLKTVGSYWPYLSTTWDYVNRSMPFGDAQSLTPDEVYAIVAYILYSNDLVDDEFVLSDETFKQVELPNADGFILDDRLDAEKHFWNPEPCMENCKDSVEITMRALVLDVTPEEEGAEAAAEAAPVQEAVAEEAVEEPVETAAVLDPELVAKGEKTFKKCKACHQVGENAKSKTGPILNGIVGAPAGHAEGFRYSKAMKAAAEDGLVWDEAELAAFLAKPKKYMKGTKMSFAGLKKDSDIEAVIAYLQSYSR